A stretch of the Maridesulfovibrio zosterae DSM 11974 genome encodes the following:
- the rarD gene encoding EamA family transporter RarD — protein MNKDTHDGLFFAAGAFVMWGLLPVYWKSLESVPPLELLCNRIVWSMFFVAALITFKTRWSEVRTALNDNKGKLLLVISSCLIGCNWYIYIWAVNNGHVVDTSMGYYMTPLMNALLGCIFMREKLNRIQVIAILIAACGVAFSIFDYGKIPTIALTLAISFGLYGLVRKVMKVESLPGLFVETAVLFPLAAGYLIWLAITGEISYPKVGLNENILLIGAGAATSLPLIFFASGARKLRLVTLGMMQYIAPSLALILGVFVYGESFSCTRFITFVFIWSGIAIYIVDGLRSNAQIKHNLKHST, from the coding sequence ATGAACAAAGATACTCATGATGGATTATTTTTCGCAGCAGGCGCTTTTGTCATGTGGGGCCTGCTGCCTGTTTACTGGAAATCTCTAGAATCAGTTCCCCCTCTGGAACTTCTATGCAACAGGATCGTCTGGTCCATGTTTTTTGTAGCTGCACTGATCACATTCAAAACTCGCTGGTCAGAAGTAAGAACAGCGCTTAATGACAATAAAGGTAAATTACTCCTTGTAATCAGCAGCTGCCTGATTGGATGCAATTGGTATATTTACATTTGGGCAGTAAACAACGGACATGTGGTGGACACAAGCATGGGCTATTATATGACACCGCTCATGAATGCTCTTCTTGGCTGCATCTTCATGCGAGAAAAACTTAATAGAATACAAGTTATTGCTATATTAATCGCAGCATGCGGAGTTGCCTTTTCTATTTTTGATTATGGTAAAATTCCGACTATAGCGCTTACACTGGCAATATCTTTCGGACTGTACGGACTTGTTCGCAAAGTTATGAAAGTAGAATCCCTGCCGGGACTATTCGTGGAAACAGCAGTGCTGTTTCCACTTGCTGCAGGATATCTTATCTGGCTCGCAATTACAGGAGAGATCAGCTACCCTAAAGTCGGGCTCAATGAAAATATACTTCTCATAGGTGCCGGAGCTGCGACTTCACTGCCTCTTATTTTCTTTGCAAGCGGGGCGCGTAAACTCAGGTTGGTAACATTGGGAATGATGCAATATATTGCGCCAAGCCTTGCACTAATACTAGGAGTTTTTGTCTATGGAGAATCATTTAGCTGCACTAGATTTATAACGTTTGTTTTTATCTGGAGTGGTATTGCAATTTATATTGTCGATGGACTTCGAAGCAATGCCCAAATAAAGCATAACTTAAAACACTCTACTTAA
- a CDS encoding sensor domain-containing diguanylate cyclase has translation MHHTKHDFFFLTNWLPFKLVLVILTILIVAGIAGHFLDSAAISDQKKIYNQQQADNAKLAATAISDRLMTISKISQVLSQYSLKDYIENNRSSSSINKLFRVTQVEEKSIILLSLHTSPFTEKLTSDTSSSKLSIAHNMAKEWTAKYYSILSGMREGFITPPPNITEETKLIGMLIPIWIGKNFSGVLTVVIDLGQLIDRYMTPMQIGKYGSSFIVDGSGTVVFDQDEKILGKNVFDLHQNFPDLIQLDSWMLHEGSGKSNYTYYSEHKEQILKKLIAWDTIRLGTLKLVVAICTPEAKITKTTTYARSAQIGIMVLMGFTIFTAIFLFYYYHSKQILISQNKKLSLKDQIFEAIAANVPGIIYKYELTPPHTLQYVSPKIKQITGIDQQEFISGGLLKYISMVHPEDRNKIKSNIEKSLSKNESFTVEYRLMQKDGSIRWIFEKGTKLVDQDSVVGFILDITERKKREYALFDAENKYRSIVNNAPLGIFQSTPEGKFISANPQMASYYGYISPEELISEVSDISKQCYVSPESRKRLDTIINKFGRTDRFEAEHINSKGFTFWASETITAVYDDDGKIIRYEGFLIDISESKEHEETLRRLAMYDNLTGLPNRVLFDDRIKQAIAHAKRTKLKVAILYADLDNFKPVNDELGHIAGDAVLKEVVGRFKNCLRTSDTVSRIGGDEFIFILQDIALNNQIEAVAHRIIESMRSPFYLADKNYRLGVSIGITVFPDTCNEKDDLIRIADEAMYRAKANGKNQFSY, from the coding sequence ATGCATCACACAAAGCACGATTTTTTTTTCCTGACTAACTGGCTTCCATTTAAATTGGTGCTAGTAATACTGACAATTCTCATTGTAGCAGGAATTGCAGGCCATTTTCTCGACAGCGCAGCTATAAGTGATCAGAAAAAGATCTATAATCAGCAACAGGCTGATAACGCAAAGCTCGCAGCTACAGCCATAAGCGATAGGCTTATGACTATTTCTAAGATATCACAGGTTTTATCACAGTACTCACTGAAGGATTATATTGAAAACAACCGCTCATCCAGTTCGATTAATAAGCTGTTCAGAGTCACACAGGTTGAAGAAAAGTCCATAATTCTTCTAAGCCTCCATACAAGTCCTTTTACAGAAAAACTGACCTCCGACACCAGCTCTTCCAAGCTTTCGATTGCCCATAATATGGCAAAAGAATGGACCGCTAAATATTATTCAATATTATCGGGTATGCGCGAAGGTTTTATAACTCCTCCACCTAACATTACTGAGGAAACCAAGCTTATTGGTATGCTCATACCAATATGGATCGGCAAAAATTTTTCCGGTGTTCTGACCGTAGTAATAGACCTGGGACAACTTATCGATAGATACATGACTCCCATGCAGATAGGTAAATATGGTTCAAGTTTTATAGTTGATGGCTCAGGTACTGTTGTTTTTGACCAGGATGAAAAAATACTGGGAAAAAATGTGTTCGATCTACACCAAAACTTTCCTGACCTAATTCAACTCGATTCGTGGATGCTCCATGAAGGTTCTGGAAAAAGTAATTATACATATTATTCAGAGCACAAAGAGCAAATACTTAAAAAACTAATTGCGTGGGATACAATCAGACTCGGCACATTAAAACTTGTCGTTGCCATTTGTACACCTGAAGCAAAAATAACCAAAACAACCACATATGCACGTTCAGCCCAAATAGGTATAATGGTATTAATGGGTTTTACGATTTTTACTGCAATTTTCTTATTCTATTACTACCACTCGAAACAAATTTTAATTTCACAGAATAAAAAACTTAGCCTTAAAGACCAGATTTTTGAAGCAATAGCAGCAAATGTACCGGGAATAATTTATAAATATGAACTGACACCTCCTCATACATTACAATATGTAAGCCCTAAAATTAAACAAATCACCGGTATTGATCAGCAGGAATTTATTTCTGGAGGATTGCTCAAATACATTTCAATGGTCCACCCGGAAGACCGTAACAAGATAAAATCTAACATTGAAAAATCACTCAGCAAAAATGAATCTTTTACTGTTGAGTACCGACTTATGCAAAAAGATGGTTCAATTAGGTGGATATTTGAAAAAGGTACAAAACTTGTTGATCAAGACAGTGTTGTTGGTTTCATACTTGACATTACTGAACGTAAAAAAAGAGAATATGCATTATTCGATGCTGAAAATAAATACCGGAGTATTGTCAACAACGCCCCGTTAGGAATTTTCCAATCGACCCCAGAGGGTAAATTCATTAGCGCCAATCCACAAATGGCTTCTTATTACGGATATATATCTCCAGAAGAATTAATTTCCGAAGTATCAGATATTTCAAAGCAATGCTATGTTTCACCTGAAAGCAGAAAAAGACTTGATACAATTATTAATAAATTCGGACGCACTGATAGATTTGAGGCAGAACATATAAACAGTAAAGGATTCACTTTCTGGGCTTCTGAAACCATCACTGCTGTTTATGACGATGATGGTAAAATAATTCGTTATGAAGGTTTTTTAATCGACATATCAGAAAGCAAAGAACACGAAGAAACCCTGCGACGTCTGGCCATGTATGACAATCTAACAGGGCTCCCTAACAGAGTTCTATTTGATGACCGTATTAAACAGGCAATTGCACATGCAAAACGCACAAAACTGAAAGTAGCAATACTCTATGCGGACCTTGACAACTTTAAGCCTGTTAATGATGAGCTTGGTCATATTGCAGGAGATGCGGTATTAAAGGAGGTTGTTGGAAGATTTAAAAACTGTCTGCGTACAAGTGACACTGTTTCGCGCATAGGCGGCGATGAATTTATTTTTATTCTGCAAGATATTGCTTTAAATAATCAAATTGAGGCTGTAGCACACCGCATTATTGAATCCATGCGTTCTCCATTTTATCTGGCAGACAAAAACTACAGACTAGGAGTAAGTATAGGCATTACTGTTTTCCCTGACACCTGTAATGAAAAAGACGACCTGATTCGTATTGCGGATGAAGCAATGTACAGAGCTAAAGCAAATGGTAAAAATCAGTTTTCATACTGA
- the aspA gene encoding aspartate ammonia-lyase, whose product MNFRKEHDCIGPKQVPEEAFYGAQTQRAFENFHITGIPISHYPHIIYALANIKKAAAITNQALGKLDDKKTEAIIFACDELLAGKYHDQFIVDIIQGGAGTSTNMNANEVIANIGLEKMGFKKGEYDNLHPNIHVNMAQSTNDVYPTCLRLTLISKMNQLIDSMEYLQKSFASKGEEFSHILKMGRTQLQDAVPMTLGQEFISYSVMIGEDIERVREAKELICEINMGGTAIGTGLNAPPRYAQMVTEKLKEITGLNLILAPDLVEATQDTGAYVQLSGVLKRVAVKISKICNDLRLLSSGPRCGLNEINLPPMAPGSSIMPGKVNPIIPEVVNQIAFTVIGSDVTVSMAAEAGQLELNVMEPVIAASLLNSLTIMQRGFRTLADRCISGITANEDICRGYVENSIGLVTALNPYIGYEKSTQVANEALRTGGSVYDIVIEKGYMSKEELEKALSPENMIHCHPLNLGATLK is encoded by the coding sequence ATGAATTTTCGTAAAGAACACGATTGCATCGGACCTAAACAAGTTCCCGAAGAAGCATTCTACGGAGCTCAGACCCAAAGGGCTTTTGAGAATTTTCATATTACCGGAATCCCCATTTCACACTATCCGCATATTATCTATGCACTTGCCAATATCAAAAAGGCTGCAGCAATTACCAATCAGGCTCTCGGTAAACTCGATGATAAAAAGACGGAAGCTATTATTTTCGCATGTGACGAACTTTTGGCCGGCAAATATCATGACCAATTCATTGTCGACATAATTCAAGGCGGCGCAGGAACATCCACTAATATGAATGCCAACGAAGTTATTGCCAACATTGGTCTTGAGAAAATGGGTTTCAAAAAAGGTGAATACGACAACCTGCACCCCAATATTCATGTAAATATGGCTCAGTCCACTAATGATGTTTATCCAACATGCCTGAGGTTGACCCTGATTTCAAAAATGAATCAACTGATTGATTCCATGGAATATTTACAAAAAAGTTTTGCCTCAAAAGGTGAAGAATTCAGTCATATACTGAAAATGGGTCGTACACAGCTTCAAGATGCTGTGCCAATGACACTGGGACAGGAATTCATTTCATACTCAGTTATGATAGGTGAAGATATTGAAAGAGTACGTGAGGCAAAAGAACTTATCTGCGAAATAAACATGGGGGGAACAGCTATTGGGACAGGTCTCAACGCCCCTCCCAGGTATGCACAGATGGTAACTGAAAAGCTTAAAGAAATTACTGGGTTAAACCTTATACTGGCACCTGACTTAGTTGAAGCAACTCAGGACACAGGAGCTTATGTTCAGCTTTCCGGAGTACTTAAGCGTGTTGCTGTTAAAATATCTAAAATATGTAATGACCTGCGCCTACTTTCATCAGGGCCACGCTGCGGACTGAATGAAATTAATTTACCACCCATGGCTCCCGGATCATCCATTATGCCAGGTAAAGTCAACCCGATAATTCCTGAAGTGGTCAACCAGATTGCTTTCACAGTTATAGGTAGTGACGTAACTGTCAGCATGGCAGCTGAGGCCGGACAACTTGAACTTAATGTCATGGAGCCTGTCATTGCAGCAAGCCTGCTCAATTCCCTGACCATTATGCAACGAGGTTTTCGAACCCTAGCTGACCGCTGTATTTCCGGAATTACTGCCAACGAAGATATATGCCGTGGCTATGTCGAAAATAGCATCGGCCTTGTTACTGCACTCAATCCATATATTGGATATGAAAAGTCAACACAAGTAGCGAACGAAGCTTTAAGAACCGGAGGTTCCGTTTACGACATAGTAATCGAGAAAGGATACATGTCTAAAGAAGAACTTGAGAAAGCTCTATCACCAGAAAACATGATACATTGTCACCCACTCAATCTTGGTGCCACATTGAAATAA
- a CDS encoding amino acid permease, whose product MTQEKSASAMSMMFVVVGNMLGAGILALPVNLCAAGFYPSVAATLLMWVLMTYTALIYSEQKSLTTNEHADLPTFFQQELGDAWKWVTIIANMIILYGVLVAYLCGISTIIMSLQSAVSKPIVTIIYFAIVTGITAFGMKMMNKCTPYMVTIMWITFGALVFMVVPDVSATNIDNFDWAYIPSGLPVLLMAFHFHNIIPSICRTLNHDRKKIRTAIIGGTTIGMVMNIAWLLVVLGALPLSAPDTHIDLITAFGRNDPATIPLGKLLQTPVFTYIALIFALVAMSTAFMANGTALMSFIRDLTATYLGTKNKQLVWLFSFIPPLLVGLIYPDIFLVAINLVGGVGECIIFGILPGFIVWKYSPKGSFRQMTGMILIVCFASVLFIEMGQELGLLHISPDVEYWTHYTK is encoded by the coding sequence ATGACTCAGGAAAAATCAGCTTCTGCCATGTCTATGATGTTTGTAGTGGTTGGAAATATGCTTGGTGCAGGAATTCTTGCCTTGCCTGTTAATCTGTGTGCAGCAGGATTTTACCCATCTGTTGCTGCCACACTGCTCATGTGGGTACTTATGACTTACACTGCACTTATTTATTCAGAGCAGAAGAGTCTAACCACGAATGAACATGCCGACCTTCCAACCTTTTTCCAACAGGAACTGGGCGATGCATGGAAATGGGTAACCATCATCGCAAACATGATCATCCTTTATGGAGTTCTTGTCGCTTACCTGTGCGGTATCTCAACGATTATCATGAGCCTGCAGTCGGCTGTATCAAAACCGATAGTTACAATTATCTATTTTGCCATTGTGACTGGTATAACCGCATTCGGCATGAAGATGATGAATAAGTGTACTCCATACATGGTAACCATAATGTGGATTACTTTTGGAGCACTGGTCTTCATGGTTGTACCGGATGTCTCTGCAACAAATATTGATAATTTTGACTGGGCATATATCCCTTCTGGATTACCTGTTCTTCTTATGGCCTTTCATTTTCACAACATAATTCCCAGCATATGCCGTACACTCAACCATGATCGAAAAAAAATTCGTACTGCGATCATCGGTGGAACAACCATTGGTATGGTAATGAATATTGCATGGCTGCTGGTTGTCCTGGGAGCTCTTCCATTATCAGCTCCGGACACACATATAGATCTGATTACAGCTTTCGGAAGAAATGATCCGGCAACCATCCCTCTTGGAAAACTGCTCCAAACACCGGTATTCACGTATATTGCGTTAATTTTCGCATTAGTCGCTATGTCTACAGCTTTTATGGCTAACGGAACTGCACTTATGAGCTTTATACGCGACCTGACAGCAACGTATCTTGGAACCAAAAATAAACAACTGGTATGGTTATTCTCTTTCATTCCACCACTTTTGGTTGGGCTGATCTATCCAGATATATTCCTTGTTGCAATCAATCTAGTCGGTGGTGTCGGAGAGTGCATTATATTCGGTATTCTTCCCGGATTTATTGTCTGGAAATACTCTCCCAAAGGGTCTTTTCGACAGATGACAGGTATGATCCTCATTGTCTGCTTTGCATCTGTGCTGTTCATCGAGATGGGGCAGGAACTAGGACTACTGCACATCAGCCCAGATGTAGAATACTGGACTCACTATACTAAATAA
- a CDS encoding discoidin domain-containing protein, which produces MFRKFIFIIFIFLIVPAVAFAQTIHVSTSSFQTQTNSATFNSSVLTDGNYTTGWIDHGDHGGRGEWIKFSFPAKVIIDSLVIRNGIGTGKDFKINNRAKDIAISYSGGQQQGFKLQDIEKKQGLRIKEYPTTSINLSVRSVYSDGTARNVGISDISIEYHIPRKLSAEEKKFLSEKMSKLEHKKAVLNELKVFFDKFYRNFVTINEEYPRMFVPEHFLRESAMFESFRSLLETRGVLQKYHDAVVSTAGLRYSIRTLTPTDVELWVKGDYTVIYDMRTTNVHENALFHLKKEYGEWKVNNKLEY; this is translated from the coding sequence ATGTTTAGAAAATTTATATTCATCATTTTTATTTTTTTGATTGTTCCTGCAGTAGCATTTGCTCAAACTATTCATGTTAGCACTTCATCATTTCAAACACAGACAAACTCAGCAACATTTAATTCAAGTGTGTTGACTGACGGTAATTACACTACCGGATGGATTGATCATGGTGATCACGGCGGGCGTGGCGAGTGGATTAAATTTTCTTTTCCTGCAAAAGTAATTATTGATTCTTTAGTTATTAGAAATGGAATTGGTACCGGAAAAGATTTCAAGATTAATAATCGTGCTAAAGATATTGCTATTTCATATTCTGGGGGGCAGCAGCAGGGATTTAAGCTTCAGGATATTGAAAAAAAACAAGGCTTGCGGATAAAAGAATATCCAACAACCAGCATTAATTTATCTGTTCGGTCTGTCTATTCTGATGGAACTGCCCGTAATGTCGGGATTTCTGACATATCGATTGAGTATCACATACCACGCAAGCTCAGTGCTGAGGAAAAGAAGTTTCTCAGTGAAAAAATGAGCAAACTTGAACATAAGAAAGCTGTTCTGAATGAGTTAAAAGTTTTCTTTGATAAATTTTATAGAAATTTTGTTACTATCAATGAAGAGTATCCTCGGATGTTTGTTCCAGAACATTTTTTGCGTGAAAGTGCTATGTTTGAAAGTTTCAGGTCATTGCTGGAAACTCGCGGGGTGCTTCAGAAGTATCATGATGCGGTAGTCTCTACTGCAGGCCTTCGCTACAGTATTAGAACATTAACCCCTACAGATGTAGAACTCTGGGTGAAAGGGGATTACACAGTCATTTATGATATGCGTACCACTAACGTTCACGAGAATGCACTTTTTCATCTTAAAAAAGAATACGGAGAGTGGAAGGTTAATAACAAACTTGAGTATTAA
- a CDS encoding RNA recognition motif domain-containing protein: protein MSKNIYVGNLPWSASEEDVRAAFEAYGEVISVKLIEDRETGRPRGFGFVEMEDNGAMDAIDNLDGKDFGGRNLKVNEAKPRAPRPRW, encoded by the coding sequence ATGTCCAAGAACATCTATGTCGGTAACCTGCCCTGGTCTGCTTCTGAAGAAGACGTACGCGCTGCTTTTGAAGCCTACGGTGAAGTTATTTCTGTTAAACTCATCGAAGATAGAGAAACCGGTCGTCCTCGCGGATTCGGTTTTGTTGAAATGGAAGACAATGGCGCAATGGATGCTATCGACAATCTGGACGGTAAAGATTTCGGCGGTCGTAACCTTAAGGTTAACGAAGCGAAGCCCCGCGCTCCGCGTCCCCGCTGGTAG
- a CDS encoding DEAD/DEAH box helicase translates to MSFNTFSFDRRIMAGIKSCGYTTPTPIQVQAIPEVLKGHDVMGLAQTGTGKTAAFALPIMQRMLERKYSGQGPVRTLVLAPTRELAIQIHDNFMSLGVEAGIRCAAVFGGVGATPQIRAVKHSSVVVACPGRLLDLLNQGVIKFDKLDTLVLDEADRMLDMGFLPDIRKIMSRLPKRRQNLLFSATMPDDIRRLADNILSNPTTVQVANTAPAKSVEHVFYPVAQHLKNDLLEKVLDKTDYDSVLIFTRTKHKAKNLARKLDFRGHKATFLQGNMSQNQRQRALDGFRDGSFKVMVATDIAARGIDCDRITHVINFDVPDTAETYTHRIGRTGRAGRSGSAFSFVTRDDIRLMREIEKIVGSVVEHRELDDFNYNQPNRTPAPKKGIPARKPSTPRSGQRRSFGGPKGRGSDNKKSRSSKPSSRRRSVVKSA, encoded by the coding sequence GTGAGTTTTAACACATTTTCTTTTGATCGGCGCATAATGGCCGGAATCAAATCGTGCGGCTATACTACGCCCACTCCAATTCAAGTTCAGGCCATCCCGGAAGTATTGAAAGGCCATGATGTAATGGGCCTTGCACAGACAGGAACTGGCAAGACTGCTGCATTTGCTCTACCAATCATGCAGCGTATGCTCGAGCGCAAATATTCAGGGCAGGGTCCCGTACGTACTCTGGTCCTTGCTCCAACTCGTGAACTTGCTATACAGATCCATGATAATTTTATGTCTCTCGGTGTTGAAGCAGGGATTCGCTGTGCTGCCGTTTTTGGCGGCGTAGGTGCTACTCCGCAGATCAGGGCTGTAAAGCATTCATCTGTAGTTGTTGCCTGCCCTGGCAGATTGCTTGACTTGCTTAATCAAGGAGTTATCAAGTTTGATAAGCTTGATACACTGGTTCTTGATGAAGCTGACCGTATGTTGGATATGGGCTTTTTGCCTGATATCCGGAAAATTATGTCTCGCTTGCCTAAAAGACGTCAGAATCTGCTTTTTTCTGCTACTATGCCTGATGATATCCGTAGACTTGCAGACAATATTTTATCCAATCCGACCACCGTGCAAGTTGCAAATACTGCTCCTGCTAAAAGTGTTGAGCATGTTTTTTATCCGGTTGCACAGCATCTGAAAAATGATTTGCTGGAAAAGGTTCTGGATAAGACTGATTATGACAGTGTGCTTATTTTTACCCGTACTAAGCATAAAGCTAAAAATCTTGCCCGCAAGCTGGATTTTCGCGGTCATAAAGCAACTTTCTTACAGGGTAATATGAGTCAGAATCAGCGTCAGAGAGCTCTGGACGGCTTTCGTGACGGATCTTTTAAAGTAATGGTTGCAACTGATATAGCTGCTAGAGGCATTGACTGTGATCGAATTACTCATGTCATTAATTTTGATGTTCCTGATACCGCTGAAACTTATACCCATCGTATAGGCCGTACTGGTCGTGCTGGGCGTAGTGGAAGTGCTTTCAGTTTTGTCACCCGCGATGATATTCGTCTTATGCGCGAAATTGAAAAAATAGTTGGCAGTGTTGTTGAGCACCGTGAACTTGATGACTTTAATTACAATCAGCCTAATAGAACTCCTGCTCCCAAAAAAGGAATACCGGCGCGTAAGCCGTCTACTCCCCGCAGTGGGCAGAGACGTTCTTTTGGCGGCCCGAAAGGTCGTGGCTCTGATAATAAGAAAAGCAGATCAAGCAAGCCTTCATCCAGAAGACGGAGTGTCGTAAAGTCCGCTTAA
- the ahcY gene encoding adenosylhomocysteinase has protein sequence MLKVDPKLDYKVADISLADWGNKEMQLSEREMPGLMAIREKYGKEKPLKGLKVMGSLHMTIQTAMLIETLSALGADIRWASCNIFSTQDHAAAAIAENGSAKVFAWKGESLEEYWWCTEQALTWPDGSGPDLIVDDGGDATLLIHHGVKAEADASILDEKTDNKEFQCVLDRLKLSVAEAPNKWTEIAKKVRGVSEETTTGVHRLYQMQDAGELLFPAINVNDSVTKSKFDNLYGCRESLADGIKRATDVMIAGKVVVVIGYGDVGKGCAQSMRGFGARVIVTEIDPICALQAAMEGFEVTTMDNAVERGDVFVTCTGNYHVIAGQHISRMKNEAIICNIGHFDNEIEMGYLEDNPKAQKIEIKPQVDKWVLESGKSVIVLAEGRLVNLGCATGHPSFVMSNSFTNQALAQIDLALNDYEPKVMILSKKLDEEVARLHLERLGVELDVLSKEQADYISVDVDGPYKANHYRY, from the coding sequence ATGCTTAAAGTAGATCCTAAACTCGATTACAAAGTTGCTGATATTTCTCTTGCCGATTGGGGTAATAAAGAAATGCAGCTTTCCGAGCGTGAAATGCCAGGTCTTATGGCTATCCGTGAAAAATACGGTAAAGAAAAACCCCTGAAGGGTCTTAAAGTTATGGGCTCTTTGCACATGACTATTCAGACTGCAATGCTTATCGAAACACTGTCCGCTCTGGGTGCAGATATCCGCTGGGCTTCATGTAACATTTTTTCTACTCAGGATCATGCCGCCGCAGCAATTGCTGAAAATGGATCTGCCAAGGTTTTTGCATGGAAGGGTGAGTCTCTTGAGGAATACTGGTGGTGCACCGAGCAGGCTCTGACATGGCCTGACGGTTCCGGCCCAGATCTTATTGTTGATGATGGTGGAGATGCTACATTGCTTATTCATCATGGTGTAAAAGCCGAAGCTGATGCTTCCATTCTTGATGAAAAAACTGACAACAAAGAATTTCAGTGCGTTCTTGATCGTTTGAAACTTTCTGTTGCTGAAGCTCCTAATAAATGGACTGAAATAGCCAAGAAAGTACGTGGTGTTTCCGAAGAAACAACAACCGGTGTACATCGTTTATACCAGATGCAGGATGCCGGAGAGCTTCTCTTTCCCGCCATCAACGTTAACGACTCTGTTACCAAATCCAAGTTTGACAACCTTTACGGCTGCCGTGAGTCACTTGCTGACGGTATCAAGCGTGCAACTGACGTAATGATCGCCGGTAAAGTTGTTGTAGTTATCGGTTACGGTGATGTGGGTAAAGGTTGTGCTCAGTCCATGCGTGGTTTTGGTGCTCGTGTTATCGTTACTGAAATTGACCCTATCTGCGCTCTTCAGGCTGCGATGGAAGGTTTTGAAGTGACCACAATGGATAACGCCGTAGAACGTGGTGATGTTTTTGTTACCTGCACCGGTAACTATCATGTTATTGCAGGACAGCACATTTCAAGAATGAAAAATGAAGCAATTATCTGCAACATTGGCCATTTTGATAATGAAATTGAAATGGGATACCTTGAAGATAATCCTAAAGCTCAGAAAATCGAAATCAAACCTCAGGTTGATAAATGGGTTCTGGAATCAGGCAAGTCCGTTATCGTTCTTGCTGAAGGTCGTCTGGTTAACCTTGGTTGCGCAACCGGGCATCCAAGTTTTGTTATGAGTAACAGTTTTACTAACCAGGCTCTTGCTCAGATCGACCTTGCTTTAAACGATTACGAGCCTAAGGTCATGATTCTTTCCAAGAAGCTTGATGAAGAAGTTGCAAGACTCCACCTTGAGCGTCTCGGCGTTGAACTTGATGTTCTTTCTAAGGAACAGGCTGATTATATCAGTGTTGATGTTGACGGTCCCTACAAAGCTAATCACTATCGCTATTAG
- a CDS encoding ArsR/SmtB family transcription factor: protein MEILKFSKALSDEIRIRLLAMLRDNELNVGEVVQVLGMSQPRVSRHLKILHESGLLESRREGLWNFYRLAVSGSGNRFAEAISWLIESEPEINADKRRVAEVLAERNIETRKFFDEIAEDWERLQSDVFGNFNLNEVLLDPVGKCSIGVDLGCGNGSLIGEMLGKCKSVIGVDSSPKMLELAGSRIGSNPDVSLRIGELTHLPLRDWEADFAVISMVLHHLPSPEKAVAEAARTLSSGGKLVIADFLMHSNEKMRTEYGDRRLGFTEEELRGWIDDAGLGAVEIRSFPVNEGLTVLVCISEKK from the coding sequence ATGGAAATTTTAAAGTTCAGTAAGGCGTTGTCAGATGAGATTCGGATCAGGCTGCTTGCCATGCTCCGTGACAACGAACTTAATGTTGGCGAAGTTGTGCAGGTTTTGGGGATGTCCCAGCCGCGAGTTTCCCGACATTTAAAAATTTTGCATGAAAGCGGATTGCTTGAATCTCGTCGTGAAGGACTTTGGAACTTTTACCGTTTAGCCGTTTCTGGCAGCGGAAATCGTTTTGCAGAAGCAATAAGCTGGCTCATAGAAAGTGAACCTGAGATTAATGCTGATAAGCGCAGAGTCGCCGAAGTACTGGCCGAACGAAATATTGAGACTCGTAAGTTTTTTGATGAAATTGCTGAAGACTGGGAACGTTTGCAAAGTGATGTTTTCGGTAATTTTAATCTTAATGAAGTTCTTCTCGATCCGGTGGGTAAGTGCAGTATCGGTGTTGACCTAGGGTGTGGAAATGGTTCTCTGATCGGCGAAATGCTTGGCAAATGTAAATCCGTGATCGGCGTGGACAGTTCCCCCAAAATGCTGGAGCTTGCCGGAAGCCGCATCGGTAGTAATCCTGATGTGAGCTTGCGTATAGGTGAGCTTACTCATTTGCCTTTGCGGGATTGGGAAGCAGACTTTGCTGTAATTTCAATGGTTCTGCATCATCTGCCAAGCCCTGAAAAGGCCGTGGCAGAAGCTGCAAGGACTCTTTCTAGTGGTGGGAAGCTCGTTATTGCCGACTTTCTCATGCATTCAAATGAAAAAATGCGTACTGAATACGGTGACCGCCGTCTTGGCTTTACCGAAGAAGAGCTTCGCGGGTGGATTGATGATGCCGGACTCGGCGCCGTCGAAATACGTAGTTTTCCTGTTAATGAAGGACTGACTGTCCTTGTATGTATATCAGAAAAAAAATAG